One Amorphoplanes digitatis genomic window carries:
- a CDS encoding RidA family protein: MPKRAIVTDQAAPVGGPYSHAVVAGDTIYLAGAVPARPDGTWVTGTFAEQAHAAFRNLAAVAQAAGSSLDQAVRVGVYLRDFADFAELNEIYPQYIKGEHLPVRTTLPVPLVGFDIEIDAVLYTG, from the coding sequence ATGCCCAAGCGCGCCATCGTCACCGACCAGGCCGCGCCCGTCGGCGGCCCGTACTCGCACGCCGTCGTCGCCGGCGACACGATCTACCTGGCCGGCGCCGTGCCGGCCCGGCCGGACGGCACCTGGGTGACGGGCACCTTCGCCGAGCAGGCGCACGCCGCGTTCCGCAACCTGGCGGCCGTGGCGCAGGCCGCGGGCAGCAGCCTCGACCAGGCCGTCCGGGTCGGTGTCTACCTGCGCGACTTCGCCGACTTCGCCGAGCTCAACGAGATCTACCCGCAGTACATCAAGGGCGAGCACCTGCCGGTGCGCACCACGCTGCCGGTGCCGCTCGTCGGCTTCGACATCGAGATCGACGCCGTGCTCTACACCGGCTGA
- a CDS encoding amidohydrolase family protein, which produces MAYDLLLTGGDVFGAGRADLAVSGGRIAAVGAGLARDAHAVVDVAGLLVTPGLIDLHTHVGPGYWGIEPDPIAWYSGVTTWVDAGSAGAYTLDGLCRAVAGADVRVPVLLNISAVGLAGRTGESRDLAACDAGLAIETVLAHRELIRGVKVRIDRETVGANGVEPLRRGVAVGDACGIPVMVHIGTAPPGLDEVLDLLRPGDIVTHCASGIAAPLGPAVHAARERGVLLDIGHGSGGFAFDVLERQIAAGLAPDTVSTDLHARSVHGPVFDLPTTMAKLLAAGLPLTEVITAATAGPARALGLPGGTLDVGAPADLAVFRIEEGPFEVVDAHRQVRQAPLRLVNEATYVAGRRLVPRLPAPAAPWIPLTPAQRAALDRRERDVRALLTAPLVGADGLAEQFPRPTRSP; this is translated from the coding sequence ATCGCGGCGGTCGGTGCCGGACTGGCCCGGGACGCGCACGCCGTGGTCGACGTCGCCGGGCTGCTTGTCACGCCCGGCCTCATCGACCTGCACACCCACGTCGGGCCCGGCTACTGGGGCATCGAGCCCGACCCGATCGCCTGGTACTCCGGAGTCACCACCTGGGTCGACGCCGGGTCGGCCGGCGCGTACACCCTGGACGGCCTGTGCCGGGCCGTCGCCGGTGCGGACGTGCGGGTGCCGGTGCTGCTCAACATCTCCGCGGTGGGGCTGGCCGGGCGTACCGGCGAGAGCCGCGACCTGGCCGCCTGCGACGCCGGGCTGGCGATCGAGACGGTGCTGGCGCACCGCGAGCTGATCCGCGGCGTCAAGGTCCGCATCGACCGCGAGACGGTCGGCGCGAACGGCGTCGAGCCGCTGCGCCGCGGCGTCGCGGTCGGCGACGCCTGCGGCATCCCGGTCATGGTCCACATCGGTACGGCCCCGCCCGGGCTCGACGAGGTTCTCGACCTGCTGCGCCCCGGCGACATCGTGACGCACTGCGCCAGCGGCATCGCGGCGCCGCTGGGCCCCGCCGTGCACGCGGCCCGCGAGCGGGGCGTGCTGCTCGACATCGGGCACGGCTCGGGTGGGTTCGCCTTCGACGTGCTGGAGCGGCAGATCGCGGCGGGCCTGGCGCCGGACACGGTCTCCACCGACCTGCACGCCCGCTCGGTGCACGGCCCGGTCTTCGACCTGCCGACGACGATGGCCAAGCTGCTGGCCGCCGGCCTGCCGCTGACCGAGGTCATCACCGCCGCGACGGCCGGCCCCGCCCGCGCGCTGGGCCTGCCCGGCGGCACCCTGGACGTCGGTGCGCCCGCCGACCTCGCGGTGTTCCGGATCGAGGAGGGGCCGTTCGAGGTCGTCGACGCGCACCGCCAGGTCCGGCAGGCGCCGCTGCGGCTGGTCAACGAGGCGACGTACGTGGCCGGCCGCCGCCTCGTGCCCCGGCTGCCGGCACCGGCGGCGCCGTGGATCCCGCTCACTCCCGCGCAGCGCGCCGCCCTCGACCGGCGCGAACGCGACGTGCGCGCCCTGCTCACCGCGCCGCTGGTCGGCGCGGACGGACTTGCCGAACAGTTTCCCCGACCCACCAGGAGTCCATGA